ATCGGTGGTGGGATTTTAAATCCTCAACGAATAGAGATTGAGGGTGCAGAGCGATTTGAGGTATCCAATTTAAATTATACGATTAAATCCTATGAAAAATTTAAGGATAAGGCTGTTATTATTTCAGGTGGTGGCAATACGGCAGTAGATTGGGCACTGGAATTAATGGAAGTTGCCTCTAAAGTATATTTAACGTATCGTAAGGACACTCTTTCTGCTCATGAGGCTCAAATTACTGAGCTATTAAATAGTACAATTGAATGTCATTTTAATTCTGAAATTACAAAGCTTATTGCAGACGATGAAGAAGGTGTGATTAAAGCTGTTTCCCTAACAAATTATGAAACAGGGCAAGTAAATGAAATTCCAATTGATGAAGTTGTTATTAGTCATGGCTATGTTAGAGATAAGGAGCTATTAGATAATAGTCCATTAGACATTGAGCGAAAAAATGATTATTTTATTGCTGGAACGATTCATAGTGAATCCTCTATTCCTGGTCTTTATGGGGCTGGAGATATTTTACAGCATAACGGGAAAATTCATTTAATTGCAGCAACTTTTCATGACGCCCTTCATGCGGTAAATAGTGCGAAAAAATTCATTCAACCAGATGCATCAGAGGGTGGTATTGTTTCCTCGCATAATGATATTTTCAAACAACGCAATCGTTTGCTCTTAAAGGAAAGCTTAAAACGATAACTGTTTTAAATTAGTCATGTTTTTAAAAAGGTTATGGGTTTATCACCTACTGAATTTCGTATGCATAAGAAATAACAAACATCTGACGAAAAATAATTTTCGTCAGATGTTTTTTGCATAAAAAAACATAGCTTTCACTTTTTTGGACAACCTAAGTTAGAAAAAATGGTATAGAGGTGATGGTTATGAATATCGAGAGGTCATCTGAATGGGAAGAGGGCTTCATCAATCGATTAAATCATCTTGAGAAATGGGATAGCTGGACATTATATAAGATGAATTATGACATTGTAAAAATGAAATTGATTCCTGAATTTACGGGATTACAGGCAACAAAATATTTACCCAATTTAAAGCCACTGACACATCAACTAGAGGCGGCTAAAACAGTGATTGAACGCATGAATGGAAAAGCAATTTTAGGTGATGAGGTGGGACTTGGTAAAACAATCGAAGCAGGTTTGATTTTAAAGGAATATCTTATTCGGGGACTTGTCAAAAGAGCACTTATACTAGCGCCAGCCTCTCTTATTAATCAATGGGTGGAAGAATTAAATAGTAAGTTTCATATTCCAGCCATCGCTTATAAAAAAAATTGTCCAATAGAGCGCTACGATGTACTTATTATGAGTATGGATACGGCGAAAAAAAGCCCACACAGAGAGCGTATATATGAGCAGGATTATGACATGATTATTATTGACGAGGCACATAAATTAAAAAATCATAAAACGAAAATATATGAATTTGTACAAAGCTTAAAGAAAAAGTTTTGTCTATTATTAACGGCTACACCTATTCAAAATGATGTTTTTGAATTATATTATCTTATTTCGTTATTAAAGCCTGGTCATCTAGGTAGCTATGAAACATTCCAATC
This genomic stretch from Lysinibacillus pakistanensis harbors:
- a CDS encoding NAD(P)/FAD-dependent oxidoreductase; the protein is MLEQELFDVTIIGGGPAGLYSAFYSGLREMKTKLIESQPQLGGKIHVYPEKMIWDVGGVTPITGGQLIEQLIEQGMTFNPSVYTNEKVTTISKNEEGIFIITAESGNIHYSKTVIVAIGGGILNPQRIEIEGAERFEVSNLNYTIKSYEKFKDKAVIISGGGNTAVDWALELMEVASKVYLTYRKDTLSAHEAQITELLNSTIECHFNSEITKLIADDEEGVIKAVSLTNYETGQVNEIPIDEVVISHGYVRDKELLDNSPLDIERKNDYFIAGTIHSESSIPGLYGAGDILQHNGKIHLIAATFHDALHAVNSAKKFIQPDASEGGIVSSHNDIFKQRNRLLLKESLKR